The Aquila chrysaetos chrysaetos chromosome 19, bAquChr1.4, whole genome shotgun sequence genome includes a region encoding these proteins:
- the SLN gene encoding sarcolipin, whose protein sequence is MERSTQELFLNFMIVLITVLLMWLLVKSYQE, encoded by the coding sequence ATGGAGCGATCCACACAAGAACTTTTCCTCAATTTCATGATTGTCCTGATTACTGTATTGCTcatgtggctccttgtgaagtCTTATCAGGAGTAA